From the genome of Papaver somniferum cultivar HN1 chromosome 2, ASM357369v1, whole genome shotgun sequence, one region includes:
- the LOC113350355 gene encoding polyadenylate-binding protein-interacting protein 4-like isoform X1, translated as MQKVVQQPRVSGNGVSRRRGDSQGSGVVEDGSNVQFPKSVNPSNNSTTTEGGRDGGKIGHDRLIYVVTCLIGQQVEVYVKNGSVFSGIFHSTNAASDDKDFGIILKMARLVKDGSCEGQNFDPDIITVPPSKTLIIPATELVQVLAKDVSVTGNDVEKGLQGEKRQDIMIDSSISKLHLAGKGRQLERWIPEDNDSRCPDLENVFDATDNRKWDQFEINKTLFGVESTFDEEIYTTKLVKGPQMKELEREALRIAKEIEAEDTQDLHLAEERGIHFHDDCNIDEETRYSSVFRGHDDSGWEEADEINLDSLNNETFGGSSSSVISKSSDMVRGKNNDGATASSEVRNNKESSSHHNRHRDHPWLRFSDQARQDKERRMKENQSGEHHQEDKCKLKTTGQGTLAEAAQTLNSAVMQSSLEKKKITPDNESLSSSTKENSPSCCTSSSKERMVSSSEFSESRGPGKAHGSRPWKKSGSSISSTSDCIAAVPTSSSPGLSPSSSISSLSSEKSKLNPFAREFKLNPNAKSFTPTPTPLRPPSPVADVPYYFPTIPSAVQYMHGLPVGLGIGPVFTAPLPVMYGFQAAPVQAPQAFVHPTGPPPVYVQQTSLSHSRQGLNMPTYPHEMTSKRRDS; from the exons ATGCAGAAAGTGGTGCAACAACCAAGGGTTTCTGGTAACGGAGTCAGTCGTCGGAGAGGTGATTCTCAGGGGAGTGGAGTGGTGGAGGATGGTAGTAATGTACAGTTTCCGAAATCAGTAAACCCTAGTAACAATTCTACTACCACTGAAG GTGGTCGTGATGGTGGTAAAATTGGACATGATAGACTTATTTATGTGGTTACATGTTTAATTGGACAACAAGTGGAAGTTTATGTCAAGAATGGGTCTGTATTTTCTGGAATTTTTCATTCGACTAATGCTGCTTCCGACGACAAAGATTTCG GTATAATTCTGAAAATGGCTCGATTGGTAAAAGATGGGTCATGCGAAGGACAGAATTTTGATCCTGATATCATTACAGTACCTccttcgaagactttaataatacCTGCTACAGAGCTTGTGCAAGTTTTAGCAAAG GATGTGTCTGTTACTGGGAATGATGTGGAAAAAGGACTCCAAGGTGAAAAACGGCAGGATATAATGATTGATTCCTCAATATCTAAGTTACATTTGGCTGGGAAAGGGAGACAACTCGAGCGCTGGATCCCTGAAGATAATGATTCCCGGTGTCCTGATCTTGAGAATGTCTTTGATGCCACTGACAATAG GAAATGGGATCAGTTCGAAATTAATAAAACATTATTTGGAGTGGAGAGTACctttgatgaagaaatttataccACAAAGCTTGTGAAAGGTCCGCAAATGAAGGAGCTAGAAAGGGAAGCATTAAGAATAGCAAAAGAAATCGAGGCCGAGGACACTCAAGATCTTCACTTGGCAGAG GAAAGAGGCATTCACTTTCATGATGATTGCAATATCGATGAGGAGACTAGATACTCATCAGTGTTCAGAGGTCACGATGATAGCGGATGGGAAGAAGCAGATGAGATTAATTTGGATTCACTAAATAATGAAACATTTGGAGGTTCTTCTAGCTCTGTAATTAGCAAGTCTTCTGATATGGTGAGAGGAAAAAATAATGATGGAGCTACAGCGTCATCAGAGGTAAGAAAT AATAAAGAATCGTCCTCCCACCATAACAGACACCGCGATCATCCCTGGTTGAGATTTAGTGATCAAGCAAGACAAGATAAGGAGAGAAG GATGAAAGAGAACCAGTCAGGAGAGCATCATCAGGAAGACAAATGTAAACTGAAGACTACAGGACAGGGAACT CTCGCGGAAGCGGCTCAAACGTTGAACTCTGCTG TTATGCAATCATCCttggagaagaaaaaaattactCCTGACAACGAGAGTTTATCTTCCAGTACCAAGGAAAATTCACCTTCATGTTGTACTTCCTCCTCTAAGGAAAGAATGGTTTCTTCAAGTGAGTTTTCAGAATCAAGGGGACCTGGCAAAGCACATGGTTCCCGTCCCTGGAAAAAATCTGGTAGTTCTAtatcatcaacttcagattgTATTGCTGCTGTGCCTACTTCTAGTAGTCCGGGTTTGTCTCCAAGCTCTTCAATAAGCTCGTTATCATCAGAGAAATCGAAGTTGAATCCTTTTGCTAGG GAGTTCAAGCTGAATCCAAATGCAAAGAGTTTCACTCCTACGCCAACCCCATTGAGGCCTCCTTCGCCAGTTGCTGATGTTCCATACTATTTTCCAACTATTCCTTCTGCTGTCCAATATATGCACGGCCTACCAGTTGGCCTTGGG ATTGGACCAGTATTTACTGCACCACTGCCAGTTATGTACGGTTTTCAGGCTGCACCAGTCCAAGCTCCCCAAGCATTTGTCCATCCAACTGGACCTCCCCCTGTG TATGTGCAGCAGACGAGTCTTAGCCATTCAAGACAAGGTCTAAACATGCCCACCTATCCTCAT GAAATGACGTCTAAGCGAAGAGATTCTTGA
- the LOC113350355 gene encoding polyadenylate-binding protein-interacting protein 4-like isoform X2 → MQKVVQQPRVSGNGVSRRRGDSQGSGVVEDGSNVQFPKSVNPSNNSTTTEGGRDGGKIGHDRLIYVVTCLIGQQVEVYVKNGSVFSGIFHSTNAASDDKDFGIILKMARLVKDGSCEGQNFDPDIITVPPSKTLIIPATELVQVLAKDVSVTGNDVEKGLQGEKRQDIMIDSSISKLHLAGKGRQLERWIPEDNDSRCPDLENVFDATDNRKWDQFEINKTLFGVESTFDEEIYTTKLVKGPQMKELEREALRIAKEIEAEDTQDLHLAEERGIHFHDDCNIDEETRYSSVFRGHDDSGWEEADEINLDSLNNETFGGSSSSVISKSSDMVRGKNNDGATASSENKESSSHHNRHRDHPWLRFSDQARQDKERRMKENQSGEHHQEDKCKLKTTGQGTLAEAAQTLNSAVMQSSLEKKKITPDNESLSSSTKENSPSCCTSSSKERMVSSSEFSESRGPGKAHGSRPWKKSGSSISSTSDCIAAVPTSSSPGLSPSSSISSLSSEKSKLNPFAREFKLNPNAKSFTPTPTPLRPPSPVADVPYYFPTIPSAVQYMHGLPVGLGIGPVFTAPLPVMYGFQAAPVQAPQAFVHPTGPPPVYVQQTSLSHSRQGLNMPTYPHEMTSKRRDS, encoded by the exons ATGCAGAAAGTGGTGCAACAACCAAGGGTTTCTGGTAACGGAGTCAGTCGTCGGAGAGGTGATTCTCAGGGGAGTGGAGTGGTGGAGGATGGTAGTAATGTACAGTTTCCGAAATCAGTAAACCCTAGTAACAATTCTACTACCACTGAAG GTGGTCGTGATGGTGGTAAAATTGGACATGATAGACTTATTTATGTGGTTACATGTTTAATTGGACAACAAGTGGAAGTTTATGTCAAGAATGGGTCTGTATTTTCTGGAATTTTTCATTCGACTAATGCTGCTTCCGACGACAAAGATTTCG GTATAATTCTGAAAATGGCTCGATTGGTAAAAGATGGGTCATGCGAAGGACAGAATTTTGATCCTGATATCATTACAGTACCTccttcgaagactttaataatacCTGCTACAGAGCTTGTGCAAGTTTTAGCAAAG GATGTGTCTGTTACTGGGAATGATGTGGAAAAAGGACTCCAAGGTGAAAAACGGCAGGATATAATGATTGATTCCTCAATATCTAAGTTACATTTGGCTGGGAAAGGGAGACAACTCGAGCGCTGGATCCCTGAAGATAATGATTCCCGGTGTCCTGATCTTGAGAATGTCTTTGATGCCACTGACAATAG GAAATGGGATCAGTTCGAAATTAATAAAACATTATTTGGAGTGGAGAGTACctttgatgaagaaatttataccACAAAGCTTGTGAAAGGTCCGCAAATGAAGGAGCTAGAAAGGGAAGCATTAAGAATAGCAAAAGAAATCGAGGCCGAGGACACTCAAGATCTTCACTTGGCAGAG GAAAGAGGCATTCACTTTCATGATGATTGCAATATCGATGAGGAGACTAGATACTCATCAGTGTTCAGAGGTCACGATGATAGCGGATGGGAAGAAGCAGATGAGATTAATTTGGATTCACTAAATAATGAAACATTTGGAGGTTCTTCTAGCTCTGTAATTAGCAAGTCTTCTGATATGGTGAGAGGAAAAAATAATGATGGAGCTACAGCGTCATCAGAG AATAAAGAATCGTCCTCCCACCATAACAGACACCGCGATCATCCCTGGTTGAGATTTAGTGATCAAGCAAGACAAGATAAGGAGAGAAG GATGAAAGAGAACCAGTCAGGAGAGCATCATCAGGAAGACAAATGTAAACTGAAGACTACAGGACAGGGAACT CTCGCGGAAGCGGCTCAAACGTTGAACTCTGCTG TTATGCAATCATCCttggagaagaaaaaaattactCCTGACAACGAGAGTTTATCTTCCAGTACCAAGGAAAATTCACCTTCATGTTGTACTTCCTCCTCTAAGGAAAGAATGGTTTCTTCAAGTGAGTTTTCAGAATCAAGGGGACCTGGCAAAGCACATGGTTCCCGTCCCTGGAAAAAATCTGGTAGTTCTAtatcatcaacttcagattgTATTGCTGCTGTGCCTACTTCTAGTAGTCCGGGTTTGTCTCCAAGCTCTTCAATAAGCTCGTTATCATCAGAGAAATCGAAGTTGAATCCTTTTGCTAGG GAGTTCAAGCTGAATCCAAATGCAAAGAGTTTCACTCCTACGCCAACCCCATTGAGGCCTCCTTCGCCAGTTGCTGATGTTCCATACTATTTTCCAACTATTCCTTCTGCTGTCCAATATATGCACGGCCTACCAGTTGGCCTTGGG ATTGGACCAGTATTTACTGCACCACTGCCAGTTATGTACGGTTTTCAGGCTGCACCAGTCCAAGCTCCCCAAGCATTTGTCCATCCAACTGGACCTCCCCCTGTG TATGTGCAGCAGACGAGTCTTAGCCATTCAAGACAAGGTCTAAACATGCCCACCTATCCTCAT GAAATGACGTCTAAGCGAAGAGATTCTTGA
- the LOC113352681 gene encoding uncharacterized protein LOC113352681 produces the protein MALATALGHTTGLMAETWGLLLATRLARQQMWQPVWFKADSLSLVQMTKNDNENLPWYIQGMLQEIKMLMTEIPQVKLTQEYREANQAADKLANEAIEYQQQHPAVSATRIWDNHCQPFISNIVTVIN, from the coding sequence ATGGCATTAGCAACGGCTCTTGGACACACAACAGGCTTAATGGCGGAAACATGGGGGCTACTACTCGCAACAAGATTAGCAAGGCAACAAATGTGGCAACCGGTATGGTTCAAAGCAGATTCACTATCCTTAGTTCAGATGACAAAAAATGACAACGAGAATTTGCCATGGTACATACAAGGAATGCTACAAGAAATCAAGATGCTAATGACGGAGATCCCTCAGGTAAAACTCACACAAGAATACCGAGAAGCTAATCAGGCAGCGGACAAACTAGCAAACGAGGCAAtagaatatcaacaacaacaccCAGCGGTATCAGCAACAAGAATTTGGGACAACCACTGCCAACCTTTTATATCAAATATTGTAACTGTAATCAACTAA